The Verrucomicrobiota bacterium genome includes a region encoding these proteins:
- a CDS encoding immunoglobulin domain-containing protein, whose protein sequence is MKKLTFTVGLMALMAVSVKANPGYFLFLNLSGDKIFNTNEMASATNNSSLTSNAYPSLRIAIYYSTNTIATNLTDRRAHVWPNNTNGGITGYALFTNTSGIIGFNSNPAFNGRFSGGSTSNTAYKVEMAITNQFQVRIWDNTYGATWEAFKSNMDVGNVPAGILYGLSPLFYLQPSDSAQTPIPNPPSPIDVMPFWNLTNVVVLSPVITTQPQSQVRVPGTTASFSVAATGTAPLGYRWRFNNTNLVWATNSTLTLNNVQSVNAGYYQVIVSNTAGTVTSTVATLTVVYPPAITGQPQSQTCAAGTMASFNVTATGTAPLAYQWYKSVISQQSAVISGATNSAFSLQPLALGDAGSYYCVVSNAYGAATSSVASLTLLVYPPVITGQPQNQTNRLGTTALFNVTASSLIPLSYQWMRVGASFPIATTSQLTIPMVQATDAGSYYCVVSTADGRVVSKLATLTVLSPPVITVQPQSQSNPLGAPVSFTSVAVGTSPLAYQWYKAVTSNQSPVISGATNSVYRLTAVAALDAGSYYCVVSNVYGMATSAVASLTLLYAPAILTQPDHQLAPLGAPAYFKVTAAGFEPLGYQWYKAVTSSNQSPVVSGQWSVVSGQWSHEFSLQPLALGDVGSYYCVVSNAYGMATSAVATLTLAYSPVITGQPQNQTNVLGTAASFSVTGVGTAPLAYQWFRSVTSHQSSVISGATNSAFSLQPLALVHAGSYYCVVRNGYGMATSAVATLTVLCPPTITTQPQSQMNVQGTTVSFNVTAAGTAPLAYQWFRSVTSNQNQLSVTSGATNSAFSLQPLALGHAGNYYCVVSNAYGVATSRMATLTVLSAPIITTQPQSVTNGLGAVARFNVVADGTGPLTYQWFRSVISDQLSVISGATNSAFSLPPLALGDAGDYQVVVANSFGSVTSLVATLTVVDNLGPLITVNGTLGQTVNQRLYSLSGVVTDAGRGNHGVRNLWVNGLAVTNVSAVDDAVAPWSQVLTLQPGMNYGYVLAADALGNRSTNLFYINFVPTDSGLPTVMISQPASPTYSNLVMVSGTASDAKGVVEVWCQQNDGPWMLASGANKWSIQLVPTLGTNTLAAYAVDASGNYSKTNRVKFVKLATDTLTVTRVGNGTLSPDLNGKVLTLGSPYSMKSLPGTGFLFSNWVGNGSVLTNNPSLLFTMRSNLTLTANFVPNAFLARKGDYAGLFCPSNDVFQADWTNSGAVKLTMTDKGAFSGQLTYQGKVYPLAGAFDVSGVATANIARGNDPALQVWLNLDLNAGGGMTGTINQGTNWSSALRAGLVLKQAQVKTSYSVAVVLDPTGTNVGTLNLSVQPSGLVTLTGTLADGTKLTGSLPLTTKHEVVLYQTLYVGKGLWLGYLSLANPNPNGTAHWQKLENGFSVNARLLLP, encoded by the coding sequence ATGAAAAAATTGACTTTTACGGTGGGCCTGATGGCTCTCATGGCTGTTTCGGTGAAGGCGAATCCGGGGTATTTTCTTTTCTTGAATCTTAGCGGTGACAAAATATTCAATACCAATGAAATGGCCTCCGCGACGAACAATTCTTCGCTCACCTCGAATGCCTACCCCAGTTTAAGAATCGCCATCTACTATAGCACCAACACCATTGCCACCAATTTAACGGATCGGCGCGCCCACGTCTGGCCCAACAACACCAACGGCGGCATCACGGGATATGCTTTATTCACAAATACCAGCGGTATTATTGGGTTCAATTCGAATCCCGCATTTAATGGCCGCTTCAGCGGTGGCAGCACTTCGAACACCGCCTATAAAGTAGAAATGGCGATCACAAATCAGTTTCAGGTACGTATCTGGGACAACACGTACGGAGCCACTTGGGAAGCGTTTAAATCCAATATGGATGTCGGGAATGTGCCCGCTGGCATCTTGTACGGGTTATCCCCTCTGTTTTACCTACAGCCTTCAGATAGTGCTCAAACTCCTATTCCTAATCCACCATCTCCGATTGATGTAATGCCCTTCTGGAATCTGACCAATGTTGTTGTACTGTCCCCGGTCATTACCACCCAGCCACAAAGCCAAGTGCGCGTGCCGGGAACCACGGCCAGTTTCAGCGTGGCGGCTACCGGCACTGCGCCGCTCGGCTACCGCTGGCGGTTCAACAATACCAATCTCGTTTGGGCCACCAACAGTACATTGACGCTGAACAATGTGCAAAGTGTTAACGCTGGCTACTACCAGGTGATCGTGAGCAACACCGCCGGGACGGTCACCAGTACCGTAGCCACCCTGACGGTGGTGTATCCCCCCGCCATCACCGGCCAACCACAAAGCCAGACCTGCGCCGCAGGCACCATGGCCAGCTTCAATGTGACCGCCACCGGTACGGCCCCGCTGGCGTATCAATGGTACAAATCAGTAATCAGTCAGCAGTCAGCAGTGATCAGTGGAGCCACAAATTCAGCCTTTAGCCTTCAACCTTTAGCCTTGGGAGACGCGGGGAGCTATTACTGTGTGGTCAGCAATGCGTATGGGGCCGCCACCAGCAGCGTGGCCAGCCTGACGTTGCTGGTGTACCCGCCGGTCATCACTGGCCAACCGCAAAACCAGACGAACCGATTGGGAACCACGGCCCTATTCAACGTGACGGCCAGCAGCCTTATCCCTTTGTCCTACCAATGGATGCGGGTTGGCGCCTCATTCCCCATCGCCACCACCAGCCAACTCACCATCCCTATGGTCCAAGCCACGGACGCCGGAAGCTATTACTGTGTGGTGAGTACTGCGGATGGACGGGTCGTGAGCAAACTGGCAACGCTCACCGTGCTCTCCCCGCCGGTCATCACCGTCCAGCCCCAAAGCCAATCTAACCCGCTGGGAGCGCCAGTAAGTTTCACGAGTGTCGCCGTCGGCACTTCACCGCTGGCCTACCAGTGGTACAAGGCAGTGACTAGTAATCAGTCACCAGTTATCAGTGGGGCCACGAATTCGGTCTATCGTCTCACGGCGGTCGCCGCCCTCGATGCTGGATCGTATTACTGCGTCGTGAGTAATGTTTACGGCATGGCGACCAGTGCCGTGGCCAGCCTGACGTTGCTCTACGCCCCAGCCATCCTCACCCAGCCTGACCACCAACTGGCCCCGTTGGGAGCGCCCGCCTATTTCAAGGTGACCGCCGCTGGCTTCGAGCCACTCGGCTATCAGTGGTACAAGGCAGTGACTAGTAGTAATCAGTCACCAGTGGTCAGTGGTCAGTGGTCAGTGGTCAGTGGTCAGTGGAGCCACGAATTCAGCCTTCAGCCTTTAGCCTTGGGGGACGTGGGGAGCTACTACTGCGTGGTCAGCAATGCGTATGGGATGGCCACCAGTGCGGTCGCCACACTAACCTTGGCGTATTCCCCCGTCATCACTGGCCAACCGCAAAACCAAACGAACGTATTGGGAACCGCCGCCAGCTTCAGCGTAACCGGCGTCGGCACCGCCCCGTTGGCGTATCAGTGGTTTAGATCAGTAACCAGTCATCAGTCATCAGTCATCAGTGGGGCCACGAATTCAGCCTTTAGCCTTCAGCCTTTAGCCTTGGTTCACGCGGGGAGCTATTACTGCGTGGTCCGTAACGGTTACGGCATGGCCACCAGTGCGGTGGCCACCCTGACCGTGCTGTGCCCGCCGACCATTACCACCCAACCGCAAAGCCAGATGAACGTGCAGGGGACCACCGTCAGTTTCAACGTGACTGCCGCTGGCACGGCCCCGTTGGCGTACCAATGGTTTAGATCAGTAACCAGTAATCAGAATCAGTTATCAGTCACCAGTGGGGCCACGAATTCAGCCTTTAGCCTTCAGCCTTTAGCCTTGGGACACGCGGGGAACTATTACTGCGTGGTCAGTAATGCCTATGGCGTGGCGACCAGCCGGATGGCGACCCTGACGGTACTATCCGCGCCCATCATTACCACCCAACCGCAAAGCGTGACGAATGGGTTGGGGGCTGTTGCCAGGTTTAACGTGGTTGCCGACGGCACCGGGCCGTTGACGTACCAATGGTTTAGATCAGTTATCAGTGATCAGTTATCAGTAATCAGTGGGGCCACGAATTCGGCCTTTAGCCTTCCGCCTTTAGCCTTGGGGGACGCGGGGGATTACCAGGTGGTAGTTGCCAACAGTTTTGGCAGCGTGACCAGCCTCGTGGCCACCTTGACCGTAGTGGATAACCTGGGACCGCTCATCACGGTCAACGGCACCCTTGGACAGACTGTCAACCAACGGCTCTACTCCCTCAGCGGTGTCGTAACCGATGCCGGACGGGGAAACCATGGGGTACGAAACCTCTGGGTCAACGGCTTGGCAGTCACCAATGTGAGCGCCGTTGACGACGCCGTCGCACCTTGGAGCCAGGTCCTCACGTTACAGCCAGGGATGAACTATGGGTACGTCCTGGCCGCAGATGCCTTGGGCAATCGCAGTACCAACCTGTTCTATATCAACTTTGTACCGACGGATTCCGGCCTCCCCACCGTGATGATCAGCCAACCCGCCAGCCCAACCTATTCCAATTTGGTCATGGTCTCCGGCACAGCCTCGGATGCCAAAGGCGTGGTGGAAGTCTGGTGCCAGCAGAACGATGGTCCTTGGATGCTGGCCAGTGGCGCGAACAAATGGAGCATCCAACTGGTGCCCACGCTCGGCACCAACACCCTGGCGGCCTACGCGGTGGATGCCTCGGGTAACTACTCGAAAACCAACCGCGTCAAATTTGTGAAACTGGCCACCGATACCTTGACTGTGACTCGCGTTGGCAACGGCACCTTGTCCCCGGACCTAAACGGCAAGGTGCTGACGCTTGGCTCCCCCTATTCCATGAAGTCCTTGCCAGGGACTGGCTTCCTCTTCTCCAATTGGGTGGGGAATGGCTCGGTGTTGACGAACAATCCCAGCCTCCTCTTCACCATGCGCTCCAACCTGACCTTGACCGCGAACTTTGTGCCCAACGCCTTCCTGGCACGCAAAGGCGATTATGCGGGGCTGTTCTGTCCGAGTAACGACGTATTCCAAGCCGACTGGACCAATAGTGGTGCCGTAAAATTGACTATGACGGACAAAGGGGCTTTTAGCGGCCAATTGACCTATCAAGGCAAAGTGTATCCGTTAGCTGGCGCGTTTGATGTCAGCGGCGTGGCCACCGCGAATATCGCCCGGGGGAACGACCCGGCATTGCAGGTATGGCTGAACCTGGACCTGAACGCTGGCGGCGGCATGACTGGAACCATCAACCAAGGCACGAATTGGTCCTCGGCGTTGCGGGCAGGCTTGGTTTTAAAACAGGCCCAAGTGAAGACCAGTTACTCGGTGGCAGTAGTCCTTGATCCGACTGGTACCAATGTGGGCACCCTGAATTTGAGCGTGCAACCCTCCGGCCTCGTCACCCTAACGGGCACCCTGGCCGACGGCACCAAATTGACCGGATCGCTGCCGCTGACCACCAAGCACGAAGTGGTGCTGTACCAAACCTTATATGTCGGCAAGGGGCTATGGCTGGGCTACCTGAGTTTGGCAAACCCGAATCCAAACGGCACCGCCCATTGGCAAAAGCTCGAAAATGGCTTCTCCGTAAATGCCCGGCTGCTGTTGCCGTGA
- a CDS encoding glycosyltransferase family 39 protein — protein MLGSSFSSNFSEKFGIRLILAALIVSVFLLYSPVIYFDFINYDDPAYVTQNTWVQAGLTPKGVAWAFGNLHGEQTYWHPITWLSHMLDCQLFGLNAGWHHLVNVLFHALNAGLLFLVLKRLTGAVWRSAIVAALFALHPLQVDTVAWITERKNLLTTLFGLLTLWAYASYVEKPSLKRYLPLLLWFALCLMCKPALAPLPCALLLLDYWPLKRWGGNSEFRIPNSAFDGFALRTPHSEFSDSAIRNPQSAFPEFRLLTSTATKLVLEKVPLLVLSLAISMVIIVGHRNLGSSIALPLTLRLENAVVSYASYLGKLFCPINLAVFYPYPDQIAITAVLFSILLLLLITGMVVWQFKQSPYLAVGWFWFLGLLVPAIGVVQAGMQAMADRFAYVPLIGVAIGIVWGGGGWITAHRWPLWGRLTLGIVPILACTALASRQLGYWKNSLTLWEHTFMVTRKNWVSHTNYGHALHHMGQLAAAKQQFLEASRILPEDYESLNNFGMISETMGELDSAVDYYRKSLQAQSNAKTQKRLSRVLFRLGRVPEAIESNRTALQMLPRDVTLHHVQAQLLGMTHDYGGALPHYRAALENNPTNPPVLSDLAWFLATCPQTDLRNGTEAVRLAEKAVTLTGFKQTVIVGTLAAAYAEAGQFSNAVATAEKAIALARTRGETTLAETNQLLLQTYRQNQAYHQNPE, from the coding sequence ATGTTGGGCTCCTCATTTTCCTCCAATTTTTCTGAAAAATTCGGTATCCGGCTCATTCTGGCCGCCCTCATCGTTTCAGTTTTCCTCCTCTATTCCCCGGTCATTTACTTCGACTTCATCAATTATGACGACCCAGCCTATGTAACCCAGAACACCTGGGTCCAAGCCGGGCTGACCCCCAAGGGAGTGGCCTGGGCCTTCGGCAACCTGCACGGGGAACAAACCTACTGGCATCCCATCACTTGGCTCTCGCACATGCTGGATTGCCAGCTCTTCGGCTTGAACGCGGGTTGGCATCACCTCGTCAATGTCCTGTTCCACGCCCTTAACGCCGGGTTGCTTTTCCTGGTGCTCAAACGCCTCACCGGCGCTGTATGGCGCAGCGCCATCGTCGCCGCCCTCTTCGCCTTGCATCCCTTGCAGGTGGATACCGTCGCCTGGATCACCGAGCGTAAAAACCTGCTCACCACCCTATTCGGCTTGCTCACGCTCTGGGCCTATGCCAGCTATGTGGAAAAGCCCTCCCTGAAACGCTACCTGCCCCTCCTCCTCTGGTTCGCCCTCTGCCTGATGTGCAAGCCTGCCCTGGCTCCCCTGCCCTGCGCGCTGTTGCTGCTGGACTACTGGCCACTCAAGCGCTGGGGGGGAAATTCCGAATTCCGAATTCCGAATTCCGCATTCGATGGTTTCGCACTCCGCACTCCGCACTCCGAATTCAGTGATTCCGCAATCCGCAATCCGCAATCCGCATTCCCTGAGTTCCGTCTCCTTACCTCGACGGCTACAAAATTAGTCCTGGAGAAAGTGCCGCTCTTGGTGCTCTCCTTGGCAATCAGTATGGTGATCATCGTGGGACACCGAAACCTGGGCAGTTCCATTGCCCTGCCTCTCACACTGCGCTTGGAAAACGCGGTGGTTTCCTATGCCAGCTACCTGGGAAAACTATTTTGTCCGATCAATCTGGCCGTATTTTACCCTTATCCCGACCAAATTGCCATCACCGCCGTGCTGTTCAGCATCTTGCTCTTGTTGCTCATTACTGGGATGGTGGTATGGCAATTCAAGCAGTCACCTTATCTGGCCGTGGGTTGGTTCTGGTTCCTCGGATTACTGGTGCCGGCCATCGGGGTGGTTCAGGCGGGCATGCAGGCCATGGCCGACCGTTTTGCGTATGTCCCCCTCATCGGAGTAGCCATCGGGATCGTCTGGGGGGGGGGCGGGTGGATTACCGCCCACCGCTGGCCTCTCTGGGGCCGCCTCACCCTTGGGATCGTCCCCATTCTGGCCTGCACGGCCCTTGCCTCCCGGCAACTGGGGTATTGGAAAAACAGCCTAACCCTATGGGAACACACCTTTATGGTTACCCGTAAAAACTGGGTGTCGCATACCAATTATGGTCACGCACTACACCATATGGGCCAACTTGCTGCGGCCAAACAACAGTTCCTGGAAGCTTCGCGAATCCTGCCTGAAGATTATGAATCACTGAACAACTTTGGCATGATTTCGGAAACCATGGGCGAACTGGATTCGGCGGTAGATTATTATCGTAAATCCTTACAGGCTCAATCCAACGCCAAAACTCAAAAAAGACTCAGCCGCGTTCTATTTCGATTGGGCCGGGTTCCAGAGGCCATCGAGTCAAATCGCACCGCGTTGCAAATGCTGCCGCGCGATGTTACGCTGCACCACGTACAAGCCCAACTCCTGGGGATGACGCATGATTATGGCGGGGCATTACCGCACTATCGCGCGGCGCTGGAGAACAACCCAACGAATCCGCCCGTGTTAAGTGATCTCGCCTGGTTTTTAGCCACCTGCCCGCAAACCGATTTGCGTAATGGCACTGAAGCAGTCCGACTGGCGGAAAAAGCGGTCACGCTGACGGGCTTCAAGCAGACGGTAATCGTGGGAACCCTGGCCGCCGCGTATGCGGAAGCCGGGCAGTTCTCGAACGCAGTGGCCACCGCCGAAAAAGCCATCGCCCTGGCCCGCACCCGAGGAGAAACTACATTAGCCGAAACAAATCAATTACTACTCCAAACCTACCGCCAAAATCAAGCGTATCACCAGAACCCGGAATAA
- a CDS encoding PEP-CTERM sorting domain-containing protein — translation MKKSILTLALLVLGTLATYAQGYFFFANNSYSTNKIYAYEDTANGVATSSLKSNTVAHPYGSSLRISIYYGSGGGTNAPIYNDSRDVRAWNWNGANSGSLGITGTSLLAETSKGIIGFNSTLAGGLFTAGGTANLAYRTDSLQTSVKMQVRVWDSSAYGGCPTWESFKAKMDQGFVTAQWGMSTVWDQKLTDPNATPTVPAEKLTMPYFQLVPEPSSYALTVLGMGSMWFLRRKKQVS, via the coding sequence ATGAAAAAATCAATATTAACTTTAGCGCTGTTGGTTCTGGGTACTTTGGCAACGTACGCGCAAGGTTATTTCTTTTTTGCAAATAATTCGTACTCGACGAATAAGATTTATGCGTATGAGGATACCGCTAATGGTGTTGCTACTTCAAGTCTTAAGAGTAACACCGTAGCCCATCCGTATGGTTCAAGTTTGAGGATCTCCATTTATTATGGATCAGGGGGCGGTACCAATGCACCGATTTATAACGACTCCAGGGATGTCCGTGCATGGAATTGGAATGGTGCTAACAGTGGTTCTTTGGGAATTACTGGTACGAGCCTTCTAGCTGAAACATCAAAAGGCATTATTGGTTTTAATAGTACCTTAGCTGGTGGATTGTTTACCGCCGGTGGCACAGCTAATCTCGCATATCGAACTGATAGTTTGCAAACATCAGTTAAGATGCAGGTGCGTGTATGGGACAGCAGTGCGTATGGTGGCTGTCCGACATGGGAATCGTTCAAGGCGAAGATGGATCAAGGGTTCGTCACCGCACAGTGGGGTATGTCAACAGTTTGGGATCAAAAATTAACGGACCCCAACGCGACGCCGACTGTCCCAGCAGAAAAATTGACAATGCCGTATTTTCAATTAGTGCCAGAGCCATCCAGTTATGCATTGACGGTGTTGGGCATGGGTTCCATGTGGTTCCTGCGCCGCAAGAAACAAGTTTCCTAA
- a CDS encoding alcohol dehydrogenase catalytic domain-containing protein, protein MNSKHISAGSSFCKIPKTMRAVVYRGPNDLRLETLPVPRILAGELLVRVAACGVCPTDIKKIQYGTVPPPRVFGHETAGVIVRVGARVQGFHVGERVALHHHVPCLKCHACRHRAFAQCATYKRTGITAGFEPAGGGYAEYVRVMSFVLPGVVKIPAKNSFVEGAMLEPVNTILKAILRLSLLPGDVVLVAGQGPIGLMFTRLLTLRGMKVIATDLLPARHRLARRFGAVHAGAPDAIVLHKIVKSKTKGRGLDAAVIAVPSNAAVSQARELLRGGGQLMLFAHTKRGDVAEVDFSAICVDEKDMLGSYSSDVTLQPEVARLVFARKLDVRPLISHVFSLENTAEAVNVAANPSETSLKVVVLQQDTEKHTCESGGLKNSAKKIKKPVDSD, encoded by the coding sequence ATGAATTCAAAACATATTTCTGCCGGTTCATCTTTCTGCAAAATCCCGAAAACGATGCGGGCAGTCGTGTATCGTGGGCCTAACGATCTGCGGCTGGAAACGCTTCCGGTTCCGCGCATCCTTGCCGGTGAATTGCTGGTTCGCGTGGCCGCCTGCGGCGTTTGCCCCACCGACATCAAAAAAATCCAGTACGGCACGGTGCCGCCGCCGCGCGTGTTCGGCCATGAAACCGCCGGGGTCATTGTCCGGGTGGGTGCGCGGGTCCAGGGCTTTCACGTTGGGGAGCGCGTCGCCCTGCATCACCATGTGCCGTGCCTGAAATGCCATGCCTGTCGGCACCGCGCCTTTGCGCAGTGCGCCACGTATAAGCGCACTGGCATCACGGCCGGCTTCGAGCCGGCTGGGGGCGGCTATGCCGAATATGTGCGGGTCATGTCGTTTGTGTTGCCGGGCGTGGTGAAGATCCCGGCGAAAAACAGCTTTGTGGAAGGGGCGATGCTGGAGCCAGTGAACACCATTCTGAAGGCCATCCTGCGGTTGAGCCTGTTGCCAGGGGATGTGGTGCTGGTGGCGGGGCAGGGGCCCATCGGCCTCATGTTCACGCGCCTCCTCACCCTGCGCGGCATGAAGGTGATCGCGACGGACCTGCTTCCCGCGCGACATCGGCTGGCCCGCCGTTTTGGAGCCGTCCATGCCGGTGCGCCGGACGCAATAGTCCTTCATAAAATAGTCAAGTCTAAAACCAAAGGCCGGGGACTCGACGCGGCGGTCATAGCGGTACCGTCGAACGCGGCGGTGAGCCAAGCGCGGGAACTGTTGCGGGGCGGTGGACAGTTGATGTTGTTTGCGCATACCAAGCGGGGCGATGTGGCTGAGGTGGATTTTTCGGCAATCTGCGTGGATGAGAAGGATATGCTGGGCAGCTATTCCTCCGATGTCACCCTGCAACCGGAGGTGGCGCGGCTCGTTTTCGCGCGAAAACTGGATGTTCGACCGCTGATCAGCCACGTTTTTTCGCTCGAAAACACGGCGGAAGCCGTGAATGTGGCCGCAAACCCGTCCGAAACATCTTTAAAAGTAGTTGTATTGCAGCAAGATACAGAAAAACACACGTGCGAATCGGGAGGTTTAAAAAATAGTGCAAAAAAAATAAAAAAACCCGTTGACAGTGATTGA
- a CDS encoding GxxExxY protein gives MPIVRKIALRRLEQPEFGRIAYEVMECVFKMHRELGRLFDEVVYKHELAERLPNVLLEVPVVVGHESFNKTYYFDAVVNQGALFEFKAVEFLTPLHRMQLLNYLLLADLAHAKLVNLRTDKVEHEFINTSLRLADRRKFELVVTDYAKDAVSREFEERLVALVKDWGTGLELPLYEEAMVHFLGGEQQVIRDVDVIISGRKTGIKKMRLAAPGMAFKLTALEEDAGAFEQHARRLLQHTRLDAILWVNIARAQLTFKTLKNNL, from the coding sequence ATGCCCATTGTTCGTAAGATCGCATTGCGCCGACTGGAGCAACCCGAATTTGGGCGGATTGCTTATGAGGTGATGGAGTGCGTGTTCAAAATGCACAGGGAATTGGGGCGGCTGTTCGATGAGGTGGTTTATAAACACGAATTGGCAGAGCGTTTACCCAATGTTTTGTTGGAGGTGCCGGTGGTGGTCGGGCACGAATCGTTTAACAAGACCTACTATTTCGATGCAGTGGTCAATCAAGGGGCTTTGTTTGAGTTCAAGGCCGTTGAATTCCTGACGCCGCTCCACCGCATGCAGTTGCTGAATTATTTGCTGTTGGCGGATTTAGCCCATGCTAAACTGGTTAATCTCCGAACCGACAAAGTCGAACATGAATTCATTAACACGAGTTTACGATTGGCGGATCGGCGAAAATTTGAGTTAGTGGTAACTGATTATGCCAAAGATGCAGTAAGTCGCGAGTTTGAAGAACGATTGGTGGCGCTGGTAAAGGACTGGGGTACCGGGTTGGAACTACCGTTGTACGAGGAGGCCATGGTGCATTTTCTCGGCGGTGAACAGCAGGTGATCAGGGATGTGGACGTGATCATTTCAGGGCGCAAAACCGGTATAAAGAAGATGCGGTTGGCGGCGCCAGGCATGGCGTTCAAACTTACCGCGCTGGAGGAGGATGCGGGCGCATTTGAACAGCACGCCCGGCGGTTGCTGCAACACACGCGATTGGATGCCATCCTTTGGGTGAATATAGCTCGCGCCCAACTCACCTTTAAAACACTGAAAAACAACCTGTAA